A portion of the Microbacterium hominis genome contains these proteins:
- a CDS encoding TetR/AcrR family transcriptional regulator: MADAVVAMSRRREATRRKLMDAAAQVFAEVGLDAASVEAICERAGFTRGAFYSNFETKDELFLELVAAVAGERVEAVRRRVLHLEHDGELAGAHVDALGIVQQVLDITSDDRLGVLLMSEIRIHALRTPELATAYLAQEQAMLRSVSRIIDDIAEAKGLVFRVPADEAARLMLTVWESASMRAVMSGEDYEAMCASVNADLARVAQLIIEPPVAPTES; encoded by the coding sequence ATGGCCGATGCCGTCGTCGCGATGTCGCGTCGCCGCGAGGCGACCCGTCGCAAGCTCATGGATGCCGCGGCCCAGGTGTTCGCCGAGGTCGGGCTCGACGCCGCATCCGTCGAGGCGATCTGCGAGCGCGCGGGCTTCACGCGCGGGGCGTTCTATTCGAACTTCGAGACCAAGGACGAGCTCTTCCTCGAGCTCGTCGCCGCGGTCGCCGGGGAGCGCGTTGAAGCGGTCCGCCGCCGCGTGCTCCACCTCGAGCACGACGGGGAGTTGGCGGGTGCGCACGTCGACGCCCTCGGCATCGTGCAGCAGGTGCTCGACATCACCAGCGACGACCGCCTCGGGGTGCTGCTGATGAGCGAGATCCGCATCCACGCGCTGCGCACGCCCGAGCTCGCCACCGCCTACCTCGCCCAGGAGCAGGCGATGCTGCGCTCGGTATCGCGCATCATCGACGACATCGCCGAGGCCAAGGGGCTCGTCTTCCGGGTGCCCGCCGACGAGGCCGCGCGCCTCATGCTCACCGTGTGGGAGAGCGCGTCGATGCGCGCGGTGATGTCCGGCGAGGACTACGAGGCCATGTGCGCCTCGGTCAACGCCGACCTCGCGCGGGTGGCGCAGCTCATCATCGAGCCCCCGGTCGCACCGACCGAAAGTTGA
- a CDS encoding LLM class F420-dependent oxidoreductase, which translates to MPLLDTPVRLGVQLVPQHVTYPQIREAVFRLEELGVDIIFNWDHFYPLSGEPDGLHFESWTELAAWAEQTERVEFGALVNCNSYRNPDLQADMARTIDHISAKGTGTGRFIFGTGSGWFQRDYDEYGYEFGTAGSRLDDLADGLARIEARWAKLNPAPTRDIPVMIGGQGEQKTLRLVARHADIWHSFVRPDALAHKISVIEKWAEKEGTDASRIVVSNELARRTPEVADALFDAGARLFTLNFDGPDYDYDLVKRWLAWRDAKNA; encoded by the coding sequence ATGCCTCTTCTCGACACCCCGGTGCGCCTCGGCGTCCAGCTCGTCCCGCAGCACGTGACCTACCCGCAGATCCGCGAGGCCGTCTTCCGCCTCGAGGAGCTGGGCGTCGACATCATCTTCAACTGGGACCACTTCTACCCGCTCTCGGGTGAGCCCGACGGGCTGCATTTCGAGTCCTGGACGGAGCTGGCCGCGTGGGCCGAGCAGACCGAGCGCGTGGAATTCGGCGCCCTCGTCAACTGCAACAGCTACCGCAACCCCGACCTGCAGGCCGACATGGCCCGCACGATCGACCACATCTCGGCGAAGGGCACCGGCACCGGCCGTTTCATCTTCGGCACCGGGTCGGGCTGGTTCCAGCGCGACTACGACGAGTACGGCTACGAGTTCGGCACGGCCGGCTCCCGCCTCGACGACCTCGCCGACGGCCTCGCGCGCATCGAAGCGCGCTGGGCCAAGCTCAACCCGGCGCCCACGCGCGACATCCCGGTGATGATCGGCGGACAGGGCGAGCAGAAGACCCTGCGCCTGGTGGCCCGTCACGCCGACATCTGGCACAGCTTCGTGCGCCCCGACGCGCTGGCCCACAAGATCTCGGTGATCGAGAAGTGGGCCGAGAAGGAGGGGACGGATGCCTCGCGCATCGTCGTCTCGAACGAGCTCGCTCGTCGCACACCGGAGGTCGCCGACGCCCTGTTCGACGCCGGGGCGCGCCTGTTCACGCTCAACTTCGACGGCCCCGACTACGACTACGACCTCGTGAAGCGGTGGCTCGCCTGGCGCGACGCGAAGAACGCGTGA
- a CDS encoding YhgE/Pip domain-containing protein: MTLPIERARSRRPITWLTLIGVILLPAVIGGILVAALYNPTERLDSLNAAVVNEDEAVTIDGQLVPLGRQLTAGLVEGSDDLDSNLTWTISNPDDAEEGLADGTYAAVITIPENFSAAATSTQPGATPEQAVIEVTTPPDSLIVDDAITAQVASAASTAMGDQLSSLYLENVLLGFTTLGDELGGAADGAAQLADGAGDAAEGTVTLADGIAQLSSGAGQLADGANGISSGVGQLAGGAHELASGATGLADGANGISSGAAGIASGTAQLASGTTAAADGLDRWAAGANDIAAGGRDLANGLDQMAVGVAQLPDVPPELVTAANDLAANSAQISTAVTDAAAQLAALSADCLAQGGTAELCDAVAQVSADVNGAVPTVTGFLDSSGALAAGVEQLAAFEPTLVAALQQSAAGASGLADGMAELATGATDSANGLDSLAAGMTSVSGGAAELGDGTSTWAAGAATWSSGASTWASGASQAATGASTWSSGASAWASGASDAAGGAGELAGGIGLIADGTDELAGGLQTAVDQIPSYTEDEAADVAAVVADPVSAEGVGSSLFGASAIPLLSTLALWFGGLGSFIALQAVSRRTLSSRASSAALALRALLPAAGLGALQGLLVAGVVQLAAEYTWGEWFVFAALCVAAGVAFAAVNQALVAVFGGAGRWASAMVGVLTVATGIVSTVPGVLASLAALLPTAPAYNGMVAALTTAGGVGAALAGLVIWTLLALVTTILAVARRRSVSARQLLASPAPALA; this comes from the coding sequence ATGACTCTGCCCATCGAACGCGCCCGGTCGCGCCGCCCCATCACGTGGCTCACGCTCATCGGCGTCATCCTGCTCCCGGCCGTCATCGGCGGCATCCTCGTGGCCGCGCTCTACAACCCGACCGAGCGCCTCGACAGCCTCAACGCGGCCGTCGTGAACGAAGACGAGGCCGTCACGATCGACGGCCAACTGGTGCCGCTCGGCCGCCAGCTCACGGCGGGTCTGGTCGAGGGATCCGACGACCTCGACAGCAACCTCACCTGGACCATCTCCAACCCCGACGACGCCGAAGAGGGACTGGCCGACGGCACCTACGCCGCGGTCATCACGATTCCCGAGAACTTCTCGGCCGCCGCAACCTCGACCCAGCCCGGCGCAACGCCCGAGCAGGCCGTGATCGAGGTGACCACGCCGCCCGACAGCCTGATCGTCGACGATGCGATCACCGCGCAGGTGGCCTCGGCCGCCTCGACCGCGATGGGAGACCAGCTGTCGTCGCTGTACCTCGAGAACGTGCTGCTCGGCTTCACCACGCTGGGCGACGAGCTCGGCGGCGCGGCCGACGGCGCCGCGCAGCTCGCCGACGGGGCGGGTGACGCAGCCGAGGGCACGGTGACCCTCGCCGACGGCATCGCACAGCTCTCCAGCGGCGCCGGGCAGCTCGCCGACGGTGCGAACGGCATCTCCTCGGGCGTCGGACAGCTCGCCGGTGGTGCCCACGAGCTCGCCTCCGGCGCGACGGGACTCGCCGACGGCGCAAACGGCATCTCCTCGGGTGCGGCCGGCATCGCCTCCGGGACCGCGCAGCTCGCCTCCGGTACGACCGCCGCCGCGGACGGCCTCGACCGGTGGGCGGCCGGCGCGAACGACATCGCCGCCGGCGGACGGGACCTCGCGAACGGCCTCGACCAGATGGCGGTCGGCGTTGCGCAGCTCCCCGACGTGCCGCCGGAGCTTGTCACCGCCGCGAACGACCTCGCCGCCAACAGCGCGCAGATCTCCACCGCTGTCACCGATGCGGCCGCGCAGCTGGCCGCGCTCTCGGCCGACTGTCTGGCCCAGGGCGGCACCGCCGAACTGTGCGATGCGGTCGCCCAGGTCTCGGCTGACGTCAACGGCGCCGTTCCCACGGTGACCGGCTTCCTCGACAGCTCGGGCGCGCTGGCCGCCGGCGTCGAGCAGCTCGCCGCGTTCGAGCCGACGCTCGTCGCCGCCCTGCAGCAGTCCGCCGCGGGTGCGAGCGGCCTGGCCGACGGCATGGCCGAGCTCGCCACCGGCGCCACCGACAGCGCGAACGGCCTGGACTCGCTGGCCGCCGGCATGACCTCCGTCTCCGGCGGCGCGGCCGAGCTCGGCGACGGCACCTCGACCTGGGCGGCCGGCGCGGCCACCTGGTCGAGCGGCGCATCGACCTGGGCCTCCGGCGCCTCCCAGGCCGCGACCGGTGCGAGCACCTGGTCGTCGGGCGCCTCCGCCTGGGCGTCCGGGGCATCGGATGCCGCGGGCGGCGCCGGCGAGCTCGCCGGCGGCATCGGGCTGATCGCCGACGGCACCGACGAGCTGGCGGGCGGCCTGCAGACCGCGGTCGACCAGATCCCCTCGTACACCGAGGACGAAGCGGCCGACGTTGCGGCCGTGGTCGCCGACCCCGTCTCGGCCGAAGGCGTCGGCTCGAGCCTGTTCGGCGCCTCGGCGATCCCGCTGCTGTCGACCCTCGCGCTGTGGTTCGGCGGTCTCGGCAGCTTCATCGCCCTGCAGGCGGTCTCGCGGCGCACCCTGTCGTCGCGCGCCTCCTCGGCGGCCCTCGCGCTGCGGGCGCTCCTGCCCGCCGCCGGGCTCGGCGCGCTTCAGGGCCTGCTGGTGGCGGGCGTCGTGCAGCTGGCCGCCGAGTACACCTGGGGCGAGTGGTTCGTCTTCGCCGCGCTGTGCGTGGCCGCCGGCGTCGCCTTCGCCGCCGTGAACCAGGCCCTCGTGGCCGTCTTTGGCGGCGCCGGCCGCTGGGCGTCGGCCATGGTGGGCGTGCTCACGGTCGCCACCGGCATCGTCTCGACGGTGCCCGGCGTGCTGGCGAGCCTCGCCGCGCTCCTGCCGACCGCACCCGCCTACAACGGCATGGTGGCGGCGCTCACGACCGCCGGCGGTGTCGGGGCGGCCCTGGCGGGCCTGGTCATCTGGACCCTGCTGGCGCTGGTGACGACGATCCTCGCGGTGGCCCGACGCCGAAGCGTCTCGGCGCGGCAGCTGCTGGCGTCACCCGCGCCCGCGCTGGCCTGA
- a CDS encoding o-succinylbenzoate synthase — MSLAAPPPLSEILASARVVALPLAARFRGVDVREAVVFEGPEGWTEFSPFAEYDDAEAATWLAAAIDFGWMPQPAPVRNVIPVNATVPAVTATAVADVLARFDGCRTAKVKVAERGQVLADDVARVRAVREVMGPEGRIRVDANAAWNVDEAEHAVHALAEFDLEYVEQPCATVDELAELRRRVKYMGIPIAADESVRKAADPLAVARAGAADLLVVKAQPLGGVRRALEIVAEAGLPAVVSSALDTSIGLSMGATLAAALPDLDYDCGLGTASLFLADVLSPGLAPRDGALPVGRVVPDPDLLDRHAASPERTQWWLDRLARCHSVLAATPEVAAEPL, encoded by the coding sequence GTGAGCCTTGCCGCACCGCCGCCGCTGTCCGAGATCCTCGCCTCCGCCCGGGTCGTCGCCCTGCCGCTGGCGGCCCGCTTCCGCGGGGTCGACGTGCGCGAGGCGGTCGTCTTCGAAGGCCCCGAGGGCTGGACCGAGTTCTCGCCCTTCGCCGAATACGACGACGCCGAGGCCGCGACCTGGCTCGCCGCGGCGATCGACTTCGGGTGGATGCCGCAGCCCGCGCCCGTGCGGAACGTGATCCCGGTCAACGCCACCGTGCCGGCGGTGACGGCGACGGCCGTCGCCGATGTGCTCGCGCGCTTCGACGGGTGCCGCACCGCGAAAGTGAAGGTCGCCGAGCGCGGCCAGGTGCTCGCCGACGACGTCGCGCGTGTGCGCGCCGTGCGCGAGGTCATGGGGCCGGAGGGGCGCATCCGCGTCGACGCCAACGCCGCGTGGAACGTGGACGAGGCCGAGCACGCCGTGCACGCTCTCGCGGAGTTCGACCTGGAGTACGTCGAGCAGCCGTGCGCAACCGTCGACGAACTGGCCGAGCTCCGCCGGCGCGTGAAGTACATGGGCATCCCGATCGCCGCCGACGAGAGCGTGCGCAAGGCCGCCGACCCCCTCGCGGTCGCGCGCGCCGGGGCTGCCGACCTGCTCGTGGTGAAGGCGCAGCCGCTCGGCGGGGTGCGCCGGGCCCTGGAGATCGTGGCCGAGGCGGGCCTTCCGGCGGTCGTCTCGAGCGCACTGGACACCTCGATCGGCCTGTCGATGGGCGCGACGCTCGCCGCGGCGCTGCCGGACCTCGACTACGACTGCGGACTCGGCACGGCGTCGCTGTTCCTCGCCGACGTGCTCTCGCCCGGGCTCGCACCGCGCGACGGGGCGCTCCCGGTCGGGCGGGTTGTGCCCGACCCCGATCTCCTCGACCGGCACGCCGCCTCGCCGGAGCGCACGCAGTGGTGGCTCGACCGGCTGGCGCGGTGCCACTCGGTGCTCGCCGCGACCCCCGAGGTCGCGGCCGAGCCCCTCTGA
- a CDS encoding mannonate dehydratase, with product MELIELLSPRPSRLWPLVKQCGVNGIAALMNGAEQDQRMFRSVGVAAEAASADRDLAPWSEKALARDIGVFAEGGFSVQVIEDTPPLDKARAGADGRDEQIEHVITQVRAMGNLGIPVLCYNWMAVTSWARTSIETRARGGALVTAFDAEHASAQDHVVEPGEVTAEQLWEALRYFLDAVVPEAEAAGVQLAMHPDDPPRPVVRGVPRIMSSVEGFRRLLDLNPSPANGITLCQGNFALMTDDLPSVIREFGERRRIGFVHFRDVAGTADDFVETFHDDGPTDMLACLNEYENVGFRGALRPDHVPTMAGEANDMPGYGTLGRLFALGYIRGLQEGLAK from the coding sequence ATGGAACTCATCGAACTGCTGTCTCCGCGGCCATCGCGACTCTGGCCGCTCGTCAAGCAGTGCGGGGTGAACGGCATCGCCGCGCTCATGAACGGAGCCGAACAGGACCAGCGGATGTTCCGGTCGGTGGGAGTCGCTGCGGAAGCCGCGTCCGCCGACCGCGACCTCGCGCCGTGGAGCGAGAAGGCCCTCGCGAGGGATATCGGAGTCTTCGCCGAAGGGGGCTTCTCCGTGCAGGTCATCGAGGACACTCCGCCGCTCGACAAGGCGCGAGCGGGCGCGGACGGCCGCGACGAGCAGATCGAGCACGTGATCACGCAGGTGCGGGCGATGGGGAACCTCGGCATTCCGGTGCTCTGCTACAACTGGATGGCTGTCACCAGTTGGGCGCGCACCTCGATCGAAACACGCGCGCGCGGCGGGGCGCTCGTTACGGCGTTCGATGCCGAGCATGCGTCCGCGCAGGACCACGTGGTCGAACCCGGAGAGGTGACCGCCGAGCAGCTCTGGGAGGCCCTGCGATACTTCCTCGATGCGGTGGTGCCCGAGGCGGAGGCTGCGGGCGTGCAGCTTGCGATGCATCCCGATGATCCGCCGCGCCCCGTCGTGAGGGGGGTCCCGCGCATCATGAGCTCGGTGGAGGGGTTCCGGCGACTACTCGATCTGAATCCTTCACCCGCGAACGGCATCACACTCTGCCAGGGCAACTTCGCGCTCATGACCGATGACCTTCCGTCGGTGATCCGGGAGTTCGGCGAGCGCCGCAGGATCGGATTCGTGCACTTCCGCGACGTGGCCGGCACCGCCGACGACTTCGTCGAGACTTTCCACGACGACGGCCCGACCGACATGCTCGCCTGCCTGAACGAGTATGAGAACGTCGGCTTTCGCGGTGCGCTTCGTCCCGACCACGTGCCCACGATGGCGGGAGAGGCGAACGACATGCCGGGGTACGGGACGCTCGGTCGGCTCTTCGCCCTCGGCTACATTCGTGGGCTTCAGGAGGGCCTGGCGAAATAG
- a CDS encoding MMPL family transporter, producing the protein MSTLLYSLGRWSYRHPWRVLIGWILLLAIAGGSAGIFMKGTDNSFSIPGTEAQEGIEMLDRTFPQASGTSAQLIIVAAEGDSVADDPYAGEIADTIAAFEDLDGVLAVTDPFDEMVSGLVSDDESAAIIRLQFDGSPTDISDETKDTLDGVAADMGESLPAGSEVAIGGDLYSTSVPGLTITEAIGVLIALFVLIITFRSLSVAFFPLISALIGVALAIALIFVSTAFATISSTTPMLAIMLGLAVGIDYALFIVARHQDQVRVGVEPEESAARATGTAGSAVVFAGVTVLIALVGLSFAGIPFLTTMGIAAAVAVAIAVVVAVTLTPALLGFAKGRVAGWGRVARAGVPVRRRRTAVAAADAADDAAELEPTEGVDAAPAAPAEPAVHATPAKTNPWVRLVTKHPIVTTVAVIVGLGVMAVPATSLTLALPNAGMQPESSQARVAYDLTAAHFGPGENGPLIMAGTIVTSTDPLGLMDDLAAEIEKVPGVKEVALATPNMTADTGLIQIVPETAPDDPATADLVRALRALAPELNDEYGVDLKVTGFTAVGIDISDRLGAALVPFGIFVVGLSLVLLMIVFRSIWVPLKAAAGYLLSVLAAFGVVAVVFEWGWFADLLHVDKTGPVISFMPIILMGVLFGLAMDYEVFLVSRMREDYVHALRAARATGEAFSRRRVAIDAVRSGFTASARVVTAAAVIMFAVFAAFVPEGDSSIKPIALGLAVGIAVDAFIVRMTLVPAVMALLGDRAWSMPQWLDRVLPHFDIEGEAVERELALSSWPEPNTTAAVVGEGVAVRADGGRTVGEVTLFDGADFRVERGGTLLVTGETLATRAFALTVAGRLQPDDGRLRVAGHLLPGRAAWVRGHVGLAMLRGSEDPLKDLRHALSGNTALVVVDGLDALDTGERDQAAALLRDAASRRRERRGDATSRLTVVVTARSEGAALGLLADAHRPDVAALALRTHTYSSADATPEVIA; encoded by the coding sequence GTGTCCACACTGCTGTACTCACTCGGACGCTGGTCGTACCGTCACCCGTGGCGGGTGCTCATCGGCTGGATCCTTCTTCTCGCGATCGCCGGCGGCAGCGCCGGCATCTTCATGAAGGGCACCGACAACTCCTTCTCGATCCCGGGCACCGAGGCCCAGGAGGGCATCGAGATGCTCGATCGCACCTTCCCGCAGGCCTCGGGCACCAGCGCACAGCTGATCATCGTCGCCGCCGAGGGCGACAGCGTCGCCGACGACCCCTACGCGGGCGAGATCGCCGACACGATCGCGGCGTTCGAAGACCTCGACGGCGTGCTCGCCGTGACCGACCCGTTCGACGAGATGGTGTCGGGCCTCGTCTCCGACGACGAGTCCGCCGCCATCATCCGCCTCCAGTTCGACGGCAGCCCCACCGACATCAGCGACGAGACGAAGGACACCCTCGACGGCGTCGCCGCCGACATGGGCGAGTCCCTCCCCGCCGGGTCGGAGGTCGCCATCGGCGGCGACCTGTACTCGACCTCGGTGCCGGGCCTGACGATCACCGAGGCGATCGGCGTGCTCATCGCCCTGTTCGTGCTGATCATCACGTTCCGCTCCCTCTCGGTGGCCTTCTTCCCCCTGATCAGCGCCCTGATCGGCGTGGCCCTCGCGATCGCGCTCATCTTCGTGTCGACGGCCTTCGCCACCATCTCCTCGACCACCCCGATGCTCGCGATCATGCTGGGGCTCGCGGTCGGCATCGACTACGCCCTCTTCATCGTCGCCCGACATCAGGACCAGGTGCGCGTCGGCGTCGAACCGGAGGAATCCGCCGCCCGCGCGACCGGCACCGCCGGATCGGCCGTCGTGTTCGCCGGTGTCACGGTGCTCATCGCCCTGGTCGGGCTCTCGTTCGCCGGCATCCCGTTCCTCACCACCATGGGCATCGCCGCGGCCGTCGCCGTCGCGATCGCCGTCGTGGTCGCCGTGACCCTCACCCCCGCCCTCCTCGGCTTCGCGAAGGGCCGCGTCGCCGGCTGGGGCCGCGTCGCGCGCGCCGGGGTGCCGGTGCGCCGGCGCCGCACCGCCGTGGCTGCCGCCGACGCCGCGGACGACGCCGCAGAGCTCGAGCCGACCGAGGGAGTGGATGCCGCGCCCGCCGCACCGGCGGAGCCCGCGGTCCACGCCACGCCCGCGAAGACCAACCCCTGGGTGCGCCTGGTGACGAAGCATCCCATCGTCACCACCGTCGCGGTGATCGTCGGCCTCGGCGTCATGGCGGTGCCCGCCACGAGCCTCACCCTCGCCCTGCCCAACGCGGGCATGCAGCCCGAGTCCAGCCAGGCGCGGGTGGCGTACGACCTCACCGCAGCGCACTTCGGTCCCGGCGAGAACGGCCCCCTCATCATGGCGGGAACCATCGTCACCTCGACCGATCCGCTCGGTCTGATGGACGACCTCGCCGCCGAGATCGAGAAGGTGCCCGGTGTGAAGGAGGTGGCCCTGGCCACCCCGAACATGACCGCCGACACCGGACTCATCCAGATCGTGCCCGAGACCGCCCCCGACGACCCCGCCACCGCCGACCTCGTGCGCGCCCTCCGCGCCCTCGCCCCGGAGCTGAACGACGAGTACGGCGTCGACCTGAAGGTCACCGGCTTCACCGCCGTCGGCATCGACATCTCCGACCGCCTGGGCGCCGCGCTCGTGCCGTTCGGCATCTTCGTGGTGGGCCTCTCGCTCGTGCTGCTGATGATCGTGTTCCGGTCGATCTGGGTGCCGCTGAAGGCCGCGGCCGGCTACCTGCTGTCGGTGCTCGCCGCGTTCGGCGTCGTGGCCGTCGTCTTCGAGTGGGGCTGGTTCGCCGACCTGCTGCACGTGGACAAGACCGGCCCGGTCATCAGCTTCATGCCGATCATCCTCATGGGCGTGCTGTTCGGCCTCGCGATGGACTACGAGGTCTTCCTCGTCTCGCGCATGCGCGAGGACTACGTGCATGCGCTGCGGGCCGCACGCGCCACCGGCGAGGCCTTCAGCCGTCGCCGCGTCGCGATCGACGCCGTGCGCTCCGGCTTCACCGCCTCGGCGCGCGTGGTCACGGCGGCAGCCGTCATCATGTTCGCCGTCTTCGCGGCGTTCGTGCCCGAGGGCGACTCCTCGATCAAGCCGATCGCCCTCGGTCTTGCCGTCGGCATCGCCGTCGACGCGTTCATCGTGCGCATGACCCTCGTGCCCGCCGTCATGGCGCTCCTCGGCGACAGGGCGTGGTCGATGCCGCAGTGGCTCGACCGCGTCCTCCCCCACTTCGACATCGAGGGCGAGGCCGTCGAGCGCGAGCTCGCCCTGTCGTCGTGGCCGGAGCCGAACACCACCGCCGCGGTCGTCGGCGAAGGGGTCGCCGTGCGCGCCGACGGCGGGCGCACCGTGGGCGAGGTGACGCTCTTCGACGGCGCCGACTTCCGCGTCGAGCGCGGCGGCACGCTGCTGGTCACCGGCGAGACCCTCGCGACCCGCGCGTTCGCGCTGACCGTGGCCGGGCGCCTCCAGCCCGACGACGGCCGCCTCCGCGTGGCGGGCCACCTGCTCCCCGGCCGCGCGGCCTGGGTGCGGGGACACGTCGGCCTGGCGATGCTCCGAGGTTCGGAGGACCCGCTGAAGGATCTCCGCCACGCCCTGTCCGGGAACACCGCGCTGGTGGTGGTCGACGGACTCGACGCCCTCGACACCGGCGAGCGCGACCAGGCCGCCGCGCTGCTGCGCGACGCCGCCTCCCGTCGTCGCGAGCGCCGCGGCGACGCGACCTCGCGCCTGACGGTGGTGGTCACCGCCCGCAGCGAGGGCGCCGCGCTCGGCCTGCTCGCCGACGCGCATCGGCCCGATGTCGCAGCCCTCGCGCTGCGCACCCACACGTACTCGTCCGCTGACGCGACCCCCGAGGTGATCGCATGA